In Candidatus Palauibacter australiensis, one DNA window encodes the following:
- a CDS encoding sodium/solute symporter (Members of the Solute:Sodium Symporter (SSS), TC 2.A.21 as described in tcdb.org, catalyze solute:Na+ symport. Known solutes for members of the family include sugars, amino acids, nucleosides, inositols, vitamins, urea or anions, depending on the system.): protein MAWLQTHWIAVALLAVYGALLVRHAIEGRRGTKGRTDYYVGGRSMGGVVLGLSFFATYSSTNSFVGFSGQAYTYGAPWLLLAPAVVVFSLSAWIWVAPRLRAFTGAVDSVTLADYVGFRFESRAARVLAAVIVIFASFLYMIAVFKGIGNLLEIFLDIPYKGAIGFVFVVVVLYTAVGGFISVVKTDAVQGIVMSIAAILLFWGTLNSAGGLGAIDAIRAAPATSGLFRWDAAMPFPVLVGIIVAGTLKFIVDPRQLSRFYALADPQAVRRGLVVSTIAFLGVYTLLLPIGLYAHAVIGSGLAESDLVVPTLLGDAGILPALPAAFILVAMLAAAMSSLDSVLLVMASTWERDVISLFRPQADEGRAVAHTRFWVALFAIITAWLALNPPGSIVTLTAFSGGLYAACFFPAVVLGLLWRRGTGAGAVASLLTGFTVLLCWDLVPFSDAVHEVFPAMALSLAAYVACGLAAPPLAAARRLDIRL, encoded by the coding sequence ATGGCCTGGCTGCAGACACACTGGATCGCGGTGGCGCTCCTCGCCGTGTACGGCGCCCTGCTCGTGCGACACGCGATCGAGGGCCGCCGCGGGACGAAGGGACGGACGGACTACTACGTCGGAGGACGATCGATGGGCGGGGTCGTGCTCGGCCTCTCCTTCTTCGCCACCTACTCGAGCACGAACAGCTTCGTCGGCTTCTCGGGACAGGCGTACACGTACGGGGCGCCGTGGCTCCTGCTCGCGCCCGCCGTCGTCGTCTTCTCGCTCTCGGCCTGGATCTGGGTCGCGCCGCGGCTGCGCGCCTTCACGGGGGCGGTGGATTCGGTCACCCTCGCGGACTACGTGGGGTTCCGCTTCGAGAGCCGGGCGGCGCGCGTCCTGGCGGCGGTCATCGTGATCTTCGCCAGCTTCCTGTACATGATCGCGGTCTTCAAGGGCATCGGGAACCTGCTCGAGATCTTCCTCGACATCCCCTACAAGGGCGCGATCGGGTTCGTGTTTGTCGTCGTCGTCCTTTACACGGCGGTGGGCGGGTTCATCTCGGTCGTGAAGACCGATGCGGTCCAGGGGATCGTGATGTCCATCGCCGCCATCCTCCTCTTCTGGGGGACGCTGAACAGCGCCGGGGGACTGGGCGCGATCGACGCGATCCGCGCGGCGCCGGCCACCTCGGGACTCTTCCGCTGGGACGCGGCCATGCCCTTCCCCGTCCTCGTCGGGATCATCGTGGCGGGGACGCTCAAGTTCATCGTCGATCCGAGACAGCTCTCGCGCTTCTACGCCCTCGCCGATCCGCAGGCGGTGCGCCGCGGGCTCGTCGTGTCAACGATCGCGTTCCTCGGCGTGTACACGCTCCTGCTCCCGATCGGGCTCTATGCCCACGCCGTGATCGGCAGCGGCCTCGCGGAATCAGATCTCGTCGTGCCGACGCTGCTAGGCGACGCGGGGATCCTGCCGGCGCTGCCGGCGGCGTTCATCCTCGTGGCGATGCTCGCGGCGGCGATGTCGTCGCTGGATAGCGTGCTGCTCGTGATGGCCTCGACCTGGGAGCGGGACGTGATCTCGCTCTTCCGGCCGCAGGCGGATGAGGGGCGCGCCGTGGCGCATACGCGGTTCTGGGTCGCGCTGTTCGCGATCATCACGGCCTGGCTCGCGCTCAATCCGCCGGGGAGCATCGTCACGCTCACGGCCTTCTCGGGCGGGCTCTACGCGGCCTGCTTCTTCCCGGCCGTGGTGCTCGGCCTGCTCTGGCGGCGAGGCACGGGCGCGGGAGCCGTGGCTTCGCTCCTGACCGGCTTCACGGTGTTGCTGTGCTGGGATCTGGTTCCGTTCTCGGACGCCGTGCACGAGGTCTTCCCCGCGATGGCGCTCTCGCTCGCCGCCTACGTGGCCTGCGGCCTCGCGGCCCCGCCACTGGCCGCGGCGCGCCGCCTCGACATCAGGCTCTGA
- a CDS encoding NUDIX domain-containing protein, translated as MTGDRGTAARPSRPAMALVIEDPGSAGGARRWLLVRRPDDDPDLPGVWGLPAGSPADGETDDALVRRIGREKLGVETEDLGRLSEGHLDRPGYRLEMRLHAARIVAGEPRVPQAVPGVTQYSECDWKPPAELRSGADRGSLCCRLALGLPDIAAGGRDRVRA; from the coding sequence ATGACGGGCGACCGCGGCACCGCCGCTCGTCCTTCGCGTCCGGCCATGGCCCTCGTGATCGAGGATCCGGGGTCGGCCGGTGGGGCCCGCCGCTGGCTGCTCGTGCGCCGCCCCGATGACGATCCCGATCTGCCCGGCGTGTGGGGCCTCCCCGCGGGTTCGCCTGCCGACGGAGAGACGGACGACGCTCTCGTCCGGCGCATCGGCCGCGAGAAACTCGGCGTGGAGACCGAGGATCTGGGCCGCCTGAGCGAGGGCCACCTCGACCGGCCGGGCTATCGGCTCGAGATGCGCCTGCACGCGGCCCGGATCGTGGCGGGCGAACCCCGCGTGCCCCAGGCCGTCCCCGGCGTCACCCAGTATTCCGAGTGTGACTGGAAGCCGCCGGCCGAACTCCGGAGCGGGGCGGACCGCGGATCGCTGTGCTGCCGGCTCGCCCTGGGACTGCCAGACATCGCGGCGGGCGGCCGGGACCGCGTCAGAGCCTGA
- a CDS encoding CehA/McbA family metallohydrolase has translation MFGLALLPLGVNAQWTNRYPKVAGYGHHVYLEGYELPLLTAGPIDPAPSPDGERVAFASGGWIWVMDLASGVARRLTRGGGIDARPAWSPDGQLVAFVRDDTEDTEIVWVAASSGAELGRVDSPGLELDPAFSADGTKLFYSSAESEVRALDLWAVDIETGVRRPVTDAPGLELKPQPGARALVYLWKSGGRDRVVVRADDSPEPRTLIEGNIASMARPALSPDGSTVAVNWPTQEGWDLRLLNVADPGPSILLASGGLPLTPAWDPSGEWIYFSEADDQERLELRRVRAAGGPVREVPVTAWDWGESTATLRIRTVREEGGAPVPARLAVVDGAGHPAVPEASQTRFDGQGGRVFFYSPGVIEVTVPVGEVTVAAVQGLATPEAATTLQLGEASGVAEVEVVLSPVWDARAGGWSSGEHHFHLNYGGPYDLSPDDLTPMMLGEALDFATPLLANLHNRFEDQDLWRWRHAGGPPFIRFGQEVRSHFLGHLGLIEIDDLFWPWVWGPGYQVYGSDDRANAEPLRHARAQGGFQYYVHPVSTRGMARATPWAEASIADLYGVVPIELVPDAVLGDLDALEIVCLWSDEVLTSQIWHLLLNAGIPIVPSAGTDVMNNFYRTMAIGTSRVYAQTGAVENWSTYMDALRSGRTFVTNGPFLEFSVGGAGPGLVVSGGDVSWSLDVATATGVDRVEVLVNGEVAWSEEGLDGPGSRRFEGDLTLPEGGWVAARAVGGAARWPMMANYPFAHTAPVWIGSVGSSDPAARRAAVAELLAILGVARLRLSAGYGGTDIPDLLGRFDAARERLEAMAAR, from the coding sequence GTGTTCGGACTCGCGCTGTTGCCCCTGGGCGTGAACGCGCAGTGGACGAATCGCTACCCGAAGGTCGCGGGGTACGGCCACCACGTGTACCTCGAAGGCTACGAGCTTCCGCTGCTCACGGCGGGACCCATCGATCCGGCGCCGTCGCCGGACGGGGAGCGGGTGGCGTTCGCCTCGGGCGGGTGGATCTGGGTCATGGACCTCGCGAGCGGCGTGGCGCGGCGGCTGACCCGTGGCGGGGGGATCGACGCGCGACCCGCCTGGTCCCCCGACGGGCAACTGGTCGCGTTCGTACGCGACGATACTGAAGACACGGAGATCGTCTGGGTCGCCGCGAGCAGCGGAGCCGAACTCGGCCGCGTTGACAGTCCCGGACTGGAACTCGATCCCGCTTTCTCGGCCGACGGTACGAAACTCTTCTACTCATCGGCCGAATCGGAGGTGCGAGCCCTGGATCTGTGGGCGGTCGACATCGAGACCGGCGTCCGGCGGCCGGTGACCGACGCGCCCGGGCTCGAACTGAAGCCCCAACCCGGCGCACGCGCGCTCGTCTACCTGTGGAAGAGCGGCGGCCGCGACCGCGTCGTCGTGCGCGCCGACGATTCGCCGGAGCCGCGCACGCTCATCGAGGGGAACATCGCGTCCATGGCGCGGCCGGCGCTGAGTCCCGATGGGTCCACCGTGGCCGTCAACTGGCCGACCCAGGAGGGGTGGGACCTCCGGCTCCTGAACGTGGCCGACCCCGGACCGTCGATCCTGCTGGCGTCGGGAGGGCTGCCGCTGACGCCGGCATGGGATCCTTCGGGCGAATGGATCTACTTCTCGGAGGCCGACGACCAGGAACGGTTGGAGCTCAGGCGGGTGCGCGCCGCGGGCGGGCCGGTCCGCGAAGTGCCCGTGACGGCGTGGGATTGGGGCGAGTCGACCGCGACTCTCCGCATTCGGACCGTCCGCGAGGAAGGCGGGGCGCCGGTTCCGGCACGGCTCGCCGTCGTCGACGGGGCCGGGCATCCGGCCGTCCCGGAGGCGTCGCAGACGCGTTTCGACGGGCAGGGCGGCCGCGTCTTCTTCTACTCGCCGGGCGTCATCGAGGTCACCGTGCCCGTCGGCGAGGTCACGGTCGCGGCCGTGCAGGGACTCGCGACGCCCGAGGCGGCGACGACGCTGCAACTCGGAGAGGCGTCCGGCGTCGCCGAGGTTGAAGTCGTGCTGTCTCCCGTTTGGGACGCCCGGGCCGGCGGCTGGAGTTCGGGCGAACATCATTTCCACCTGAACTACGGCGGCCCGTATGACCTCTCTCCCGACGACCTGACGCCGATGATGCTGGGGGAGGCGCTGGACTTCGCCACCCCGCTCCTCGCAAACCTCCACAACCGGTTCGAGGATCAGGATCTGTGGAGATGGCGACACGCGGGCGGCCCGCCCTTCATCCGCTTCGGGCAGGAGGTGCGGTCACACTTCCTGGGGCACCTGGGCTTGATCGAGATCGACGACCTGTTCTGGCCCTGGGTGTGGGGGCCGGGCTACCAGGTCTACGGATCCGACGACCGCGCGAACGCCGAGCCGCTGCGCCATGCGCGGGCTCAGGGAGGTTTCCAGTACTATGTGCACCCCGTGAGCACCCGGGGCATGGCGCGCGCGACGCCGTGGGCCGAAGCATCGATCGCCGACCTCTACGGGGTCGTGCCGATCGAACTCGTCCCCGATGCCGTGCTCGGAGATCTGGACGCGCTCGAAATCGTCTGCCTGTGGAGCGACGAGGTCCTCACTTCCCAGATCTGGCACCTGCTGCTGAACGCCGGCATCCCGATCGTGCCCTCGGCCGGGACGGACGTGATGAACAACTTCTACCGCACGATGGCCATCGGCACCTCGCGCGTGTACGCGCAGACCGGAGCCGTTGAGAACTGGTCGACCTACATGGATGCGCTCCGGAGTGGTCGAACCTTCGTGACCAACGGGCCGTTCCTCGAGTTCAGCGTAGGCGGGGCGGGTCCCGGCCTCGTCGTGTCCGGTGGAGACGTTTCGTGGTCGCTCGATGTCGCGACCGCCACCGGAGTGGATCGGGTCGAGGTGCTGGTGAACGGCGAGGTGGCGTGGAGCGAAGAGGGGCTCGACGGCCCCGGTTCGCGCCGCTTCGAGGGCGACCTGACGCTCCCGGAAGGGGGATGGGTCGCCGCGCGCGCCGTCGGCGGCGCCGCCCGCTGGCCGATGATGGCGAATTACCCGTTCGCGCACACCGCGCCCGTCTGGATCGGAAGCGTCGGCAGTTCCGACCCCGCCGCCCGCCGAGCGGCCGTTGCCGAACTCCTCGCCATTCTGGGCGTGGCGCGCCTCAGGTTGAGCGCGGGCTACGGAGGTACGGACATCCCCGATCTCCTGGGCCGCTTCGACGCCGCGCGCGAGCGGCTGGAGGCGATGGCCGCACGATGA
- a CDS encoding Ig-like domain-containing protein codes for MPARITLDPEEVAVVAGDTVRVRARVLNDRAQPISDAVVTWTSSDPTVAAVDATGLVTGLKEGNASLTATSGPVSNSAPVAVHSLDRATLMDLYLGTRGGEWTNNGGWGTDAPVGSWYGVTANEQSRVTAIELSENGLNGQLPDDLGSMAFLTEVEVGGNGNLSGPIPFSLSALGIQTLNYGGTMLCTVRDEGFQAWLNAVPTREGEFLACNEERSDLMKLYEAMGGENWTESGNWGTDAPLGNWSGIAVDSAGRVTTINLNRNGLSGEIPPEIQYFPYLRVLRLDYNRLEGEIPPEIGLLTELRRMDIDGNNFNGSIPPEFGKLVNLEVLWMGGNQMSGPIPPEFGNLESLRILHLYEARFEGSIPEEFGNLSELRRLRIADTRIDGPLPASLGALEKLQMLQVYQSLVSGPIPPAIAQIDSLWLLELSDNEIEGPLPGELGQLDSLQVIAVDGNMLSGALPPELGDAGALEVLWFQDNPDLSGPLPESMTQLEELFELVASGTGLCMPQTPAFRTWLESALPKYRIRTCGGEAHADAYLIQAAQSRDYPVPLVAGREALLRVFVMSEQETGAMLPPVRATFFVDGAEVHVEDIPAGSAAIPTEVQEGELDLSPHAVISADVIQPGLEMVVEIDPDGTLDPSLGVSRRIPESERMAVDVKAVPPLLLTLLPMVWTGDNDREAATFVSTADPEDDFFWQTRTYLPVADIELTRHPSVTVDSNDSGDLIADVGRIRVMEDGVGHWVGMIPDIGGNIAGRATFPFFSNEIPYSGKVAISVLSAETFAHELGHNLSLFHVLCSGNEGGPDLSYPHDGGRIGIWGWDSRDGGSLVDPGSPVRDFMSYCDPTWVSDYYFTNALRYRLQDTLEVWEAPAASRTLLVSGGAGADGALHLDPAFVVDARPVLPHAPGPYTLTGERADGSELFSISFDMGVIWDGDGESGFTFALPVEPVWETALTSLSLAGPGGTVEIAEGSEPPMAILRDPGTGQVRAIFRDLPSGPLAQSAAEDLAPEPGLQVLVSSGLPGASAWRR; via the coding sequence GTGCCGGCGAGAATCACGCTGGACCCGGAAGAGGTCGCGGTCGTGGCGGGCGACACGGTTCGGGTGCGGGCGCGCGTCCTGAACGACCGGGCGCAGCCCATCTCGGATGCGGTGGTGACGTGGACAAGCAGCGATCCGACCGTCGCGGCGGTCGACGCCACCGGACTCGTGACCGGCCTGAAGGAGGGCAACGCGAGCCTGACCGCCACGTCGGGCCCCGTCTCGAACTCCGCTCCGGTCGCGGTGCACAGCCTGGATCGCGCGACGCTCATGGACCTCTACCTCGGCACGCGCGGGGGCGAGTGGACGAACAACGGCGGCTGGGGGACCGACGCGCCGGTCGGGAGCTGGTACGGCGTGACGGCGAACGAGCAATCCCGTGTGACGGCGATCGAGCTGAGCGAGAACGGCCTGAACGGTCAGCTTCCCGACGACCTCGGCAGCATGGCCTTCCTCACCGAAGTGGAGGTGGGCGGGAACGGCAACCTCTCCGGTCCCATCCCGTTCTCCCTGTCGGCGCTGGGCATCCAGACGCTCAACTACGGCGGCACGATGCTCTGCACCGTTCGCGATGAGGGCTTCCAGGCGTGGCTGAACGCCGTTCCCACGCGCGAGGGCGAGTTCCTCGCTTGCAACGAGGAACGGTCGGACCTGATGAAGTTGTACGAGGCCATGGGAGGAGAGAACTGGACGGAGTCAGGCAACTGGGGGACCGACGCTCCGCTCGGGAACTGGTCCGGCATCGCAGTCGATTCGGCCGGCCGGGTCACTACGATCAACCTGAACCGCAACGGCCTCTCGGGCGAGATTCCTCCCGAGATCCAGTACTTCCCGTACCTGCGGGTGCTCCGTCTGGACTATAACCGGCTCGAGGGCGAGATCCCGCCGGAAATCGGCCTGCTCACCGAACTGCGGCGGATGGACATCGACGGCAACAACTTCAACGGCAGCATCCCGCCCGAGTTCGGGAAGCTCGTCAACCTCGAAGTGCTCTGGATGGGCGGCAACCAGATGAGCGGCCCCATCCCGCCCGAGTTCGGGAACCTCGAGAGCCTCCGGATACTCCACCTCTACGAGGCCCGGTTCGAGGGCTCGATCCCCGAGGAGTTCGGGAACCTGAGCGAACTGAGGCGGCTGAGGATCGCCGACACCAGGATCGATGGTCCGCTTCCGGCAAGCCTTGGGGCGCTCGAGAAGCTTCAGATGCTCCAGGTCTACCAGAGCCTCGTGTCGGGCCCCATTCCCCCGGCGATTGCCCAGATCGACAGCCTGTGGCTGCTGGAGTTGTCCGACAATGAAATCGAAGGGCCGCTGCCCGGGGAACTTGGCCAGCTCGATAGCCTCCAGGTGATCGCAGTGGACGGCAACATGCTGTCGGGCGCACTGCCGCCGGAACTCGGCGACGCCGGCGCGCTCGAGGTTCTCTGGTTCCAGGACAACCCTGACCTGTCGGGTCCTTTGCCCGAGAGCATGACGCAGCTCGAGGAACTCTTTGAACTGGTTGCGTCCGGCACCGGGTTGTGCATGCCGCAGACACCCGCATTCCGCACGTGGCTGGAGTCGGCGCTCCCGAAGTACAGGATCCGGACATGCGGCGGGGAGGCCCATGCCGATGCCTACCTGATTCAGGCAGCGCAGTCGCGCGACTACCCCGTCCCGCTCGTAGCCGGCAGAGAGGCGCTCCTGCGCGTGTTCGTAATGTCCGAACAGGAGACCGGGGCCATGCTCCCGCCCGTCCGGGCCACCTTCTTCGTGGACGGTGCGGAGGTGCACGTCGAGGACATCCCGGCGGGTTCAGCCGCGATCCCGACGGAAGTACAGGAAGGAGAACTGGATCTTTCGCCCCACGCCGTTATCTCCGCCGATGTGATCCAGCCCGGACTGGAAATGGTTGTGGAGATCGACCCCGATGGGACGCTCGATCCGAGCCTCGGCGTGTCGAGGCGCATCCCGGAGAGCGAACGGATGGCGGTGGATGTGAAGGCCGTGCCGCCGCTGCTTCTGACCCTGCTCCCCATGGTCTGGACGGGGGACAACGACCGCGAGGCCGCGACGTTCGTGAGTACGGCCGACCCTGAGGACGACTTCTTCTGGCAGACGAGGACGTATCTCCCGGTGGCGGACATCGAGCTTACACGCCATCCGAGCGTTACGGTCGATTCGAACGACTCCGGCGACCTCATTGCCGATGTCGGAAGGATTCGGGTGATGGAGGATGGGGTGGGACACTGGGTGGGTATGATCCCGGATATCGGGGGTAACATTGCGGGTCGCGCGACCTTCCCGTTCTTCTCGAACGAGATCCCCTACTCCGGCAAAGTCGCGATCTCGGTTTTGAGCGCGGAGACGTTCGCCCACGAACTCGGTCATAACCTTAGCCTGTTCCACGTGCTGTGCTCGGGGAACGAAGGCGGCCCGGACCTGAGCTATCCCCACGACGGGGGGCGAATCGGCATCTGGGGCTGGGATTCGCGGGATGGCGGGTCGCTGGTCGACCCAGGCTCCCCGGTGCGGGACTTCATGTCGTATTGCGACCCGACGTGGGTCAGCGACTACTACTTCACGAACGCGCTGCGCTACCGGCTGCAGGATACGCTCGAGGTGTGGGAGGCGCCGGCCGCGAGCCGGACGCTGCTCGTATCCGGGGGGGCTGGCGCGGACGGTGCGCTCCACCTCGACCCCGCCTTCGTCGTCGACGCGCGTCCGGTGTTGCCGCACGCGCCCGGGCCGTACACGCTGACCGGAGAGCGCGCCGACGGCAGCGAACTGTTCTCCATCAGCTTTGACATGGGAGTGATCTGGGACGGAGACGGGGAGTCCGGATTCACCTTCGCGCTGCCCGTGGAGCCGGTGTGGGAGACGGCGTTGACGAGTCTCTCCCTCGCCGGGCCGGGGGGTACCGTCGAGATCGCCGAGGGGAGCGAACCGCCGATGGCGATCTTGCGGGATCCGGGTACGGGCCAGGTCCGCGCCATCTTCCGCGATCTGCCCTCCGGTCCGCTGGCACAGAGCGCGGCGGAGGATCTCGCTCCCGAGCCAGGGCTCCAAGTACTCGTGAGCAGCGGGCTCCCCGGCGCGTCGGCCTGGCGCCGCTGA
- a CDS encoding Ig-like domain-containing protein → MPARITLDPEEVAVVAGDTVRVRARVLNDRAQPISDAVVTWTSSDPTVAAVDATGLVTGLKEGNASLTATSGPVSNSAPVAVHSLDRATLMDLYLGTRGGEWTNNGGWGTDAPVGSWYGVTANEQSRVTAIELSENGLNGQLPDDLGSMAFLTEVEVGGNGNLSGPIPFSLSALGIQTLNYGGTMLCTVRDEGFQAWLNAVPTREGEFLACNEERSDLMKLYEAMGGENWTESGNWGTDAPLGNWSGIAVDSAGRVTTINLNRNGLSGEIPPEIQYFPYLRVLRLDYNRLEGEIPPEIGLLTELRRMDIDGNNFNGSIPPEFGKLVNLEVLWMGGNQMSGPIPPEFGNLESLRILHLYEARFEGSIPEEFGRLTELEILRITETNIDGGLPESMAALGRLRAIRLFENELSEPLPSWIGQLDSLFSLWVSDNDIEGPLPAGLGQADSLRFLWAQNNRLSGPLPADLGDASGLYSVRLNGNPDLSGPVPESMTALDEIFELQAADTGLCMPQTPAFRTWLESALSKYRIRTCGAEAHAEAYLTQAVQSRDYPVPLVAGEEVLLRVFVTSEQETGALLPPVRATFFLDGAEVHVEDIPAGSAAIPTEVQEGELDLSPHAIIPADVIQPGLEMVVEVDPDGTLDPNLGVSKRIPETGQSAVDVKAVPPMYLTLIPFVSTVDNDQGAVTLVSNADPDDEIFWQTNNYLPVEELQIIRHASVRIDTNDIFEILDRVVTIRTVEDGVGHWMGLIPDADGAAGVAWLPFGPDSLTHLGKTAVSILSAETIAHELGHNISLSHAACRGDEGGPDLTFPHENGGIGVWGWDPRDGGSLVDPASTVRDFMTYCDPSWVSDYYFSNALRFRLQDTTDVRRDAPAASRMLVVSGGVTADGDPWLDPAFVVDTRPAVPTSGGPWRLTGRRADGGELFSLSFTMAGVWDGDGRSGFSFALPVQPTWATEMASLVLSGPGGSVEMTEGSEPPVAILRDPRTGEVRAIFTDLPAGPLAQSAAGARAPEPGLEVMVSSGLPDASAWRR, encoded by the coding sequence GTGCCGGCGAGAATCACGCTGGACCCGGAAGAGGTCGCGGTCGTGGCGGGCGACACGGTTCGGGTGCGGGCGCGCGTCCTGAACGACCGGGCGCAGCCCATCTCGGATGCGGTGGTGACGTGGACAAGCAGCGATCCGACCGTCGCGGCGGTCGACGCCACCGGACTCGTGACCGGCCTGAAGGAGGGCAACGCGAGCCTGACCGCCACGTCGGGCCCCGTCTCGAACTCCGCTCCGGTCGCGGTGCACAGCCTGGATCGCGCGACGCTCATGGACCTCTACCTCGGCACGCGCGGGGGCGAGTGGACGAACAACGGCGGCTGGGGGACCGACGCGCCGGTCGGGAGCTGGTACGGCGTGACGGCGAACGAGCAATCCCGTGTGACGGCGATCGAGCTGAGCGAGAACGGCCTGAACGGTCAGCTTCCCGACGACCTCGGCAGCATGGCCTTCCTCACCGAAGTGGAGGTGGGCGGGAACGGCAACCTCTCCGGTCCCATCCCGTTCTCCCTGTCGGCGCTGGGCATCCAGACGCTCAACTACGGCGGCACGATGCTCTGCACCGTTCGCGATGAGGGCTTCCAGGCGTGGCTGAACGCCGTTCCCACGCGCGAGGGCGAGTTCCTCGCTTGCAACGAGGAACGGTCGGACCTGATGAAGTTGTACGAGGCCATGGGAGGAGAGAACTGGACGGAGTCAGGCAACTGGGGGACCGACGCTCCGCTCGGGAACTGGTCCGGCATCGCAGTCGATTCGGCCGGCCGGGTCACTACGATCAACCTGAACCGCAACGGCCTCTCGGGCGAGATTCCTCCCGAGATCCAGTACTTCCCGTACCTGCGGGTGCTCCGTCTGGACTATAACCGGCTCGAGGGCGAGATCCCGCCGGAAATCGGCCTGCTCACCGAACTGCGGCGGATGGACATCGACGGCAACAACTTCAACGGCAGCATCCCGCCCGAGTTCGGGAAGCTCGTCAACCTCGAAGTGCTCTGGATGGGCGGCAACCAGATGAGCGGCCCCATCCCGCCCGAGTTCGGGAACCTCGAGAGCCTCCGGATACTCCACCTCTACGAGGCCCGGTTCGAGGGCTCGATCCCCGAGGAGTTCGGAAGGCTGACCGAACTGGAGATCCTCCGCATCACGGAGACGAACATCGACGGGGGACTGCCCGAAAGCATGGCGGCGCTCGGGAGGCTCCGTGCGATCCGCCTCTTCGAAAACGAGTTGTCGGAACCCCTCCCCTCGTGGATTGGGCAACTCGACAGCCTGTTCTCGCTCTGGGTCTCCGACAACGACATCGAGGGGCCGCTTCCTGCCGGACTCGGTCAGGCCGACAGCCTCCGCTTTCTCTGGGCGCAGAACAACCGGTTGTCCGGACCGCTGCCCGCCGACCTTGGCGACGCAAGCGGGCTCTACAGCGTACGGCTCAATGGCAACCCGGACCTGTCGGGCCCGGTGCCGGAGAGCATGACCGCGCTCGATGAGATCTTCGAGCTGCAGGCGGCGGACACCGGGTTGTGCATGCCGCAGACTCCCGCCTTCCGTACGTGGCTGGAGTCCGCGCTCTCGAAGTACCGGATCCGGACCTGCGGGGCCGAGGCCCACGCCGAGGCCTACCTGACGCAGGCGGTGCAGTCGCGCGACTATCCCGTGCCGCTGGTGGCCGGGGAGGAGGTGCTCCTGCGCGTCTTCGTGACATCCGAACAGGAGACCGGGGCGCTGCTCCCGCCCGTCCGGGCCACGTTCTTCCTCGACGGCGCGGAGGTGCACGTGGAGGACATCCCCGCCGGTTCAGCGGCGATTCCGACGGAGGTGCAGGAGGGCGAACTCGACCTCTCGCCTCATGCCATCATCCCCGCCGACGTGATCCAGCCGGGGTTGGAGATGGTCGTGGAGGTGGACCCCGATGGCACGCTCGACCCGAACCTGGGCGTGTCGAAGCGCATCCCCGAGACCGGGCAATCGGCCGTTGATGTGAAGGCCGTGCCTCCGATGTACCTGACCCTGATCCCGTTCGTCTCGACCGTCGACAACGACCAGGGTGCCGTGACGCTCGTCAGCAACGCCGACCCGGACGACGAGATCTTCTGGCAGACGAACAATTACCTCCCCGTCGAGGAACTACAGATCATCCGGCACGCGAGCGTCAGGATCGACACGAACGACATCTTCGAGATCCTGGACCGGGTCGTGACCATCCGGACGGTGGAGGATGGAGTCGGACACTGGATGGGGCTCATCCCGGACGCAGATGGTGCCGCGGGCGTCGCGTGGCTGCCATTCGGGCCCGACAGCCTTACCCACCTGGGGAAGACTGCGGTCTCGATACTGAGCGCGGAGACGATCGCGCACGAACTCGGGCACAACATCAGCCTGTCGCACGCGGCGTGCAGGGGAGACGAAGGAGGTCCGGACCTCACCTTCCCGCACGAGAACGGTGGGATCGGCGTCTGGGGCTGGGATCCGCGCGACGGCGGGTCGCTCGTGGACCCCGCATCCACGGTCCGGGACTTCATGACCTACTGCGACCCGTCGTGGGTCAGCGACTACTACTTCTCGAACGCGCTGCGCTTCCGTCTCCAGGACACGACCGACGTTCGGCGGGATGCGCCGGCCGCCTCGCGGATGCTCGTGGTGTCCGGCGGCGTCACGGCGGACGGCGATCCCTGGCTCGATCCCGCCTTCGTCGTCGACACACGGCCGGCCGTGCCCACCTCCGGCGGGCCGTGGCGGTTGACCGGGCGCCGGGCGGACGGCGGCGAACTCTTCTCGCTCAGCTTCACGATGGCCGGCGTGTGGGATGGCGACGGTCGGTCCGGATTCTCGTTCGCGCTGCCCGTGCAGCCGACTTGGGCGACGGAGATGGCGAGCCTCGTGCTCTCCGGGCCGGGCGGCAGCGTGGAGATGACGGAGGGAAGCGAGCCTCCGGTCGCGATCCTGCGCGATCCGCGGACCGGCGAGGTGCGGGCCATCTTCACCGACCTGCCGGCGGGTCCGCTGGCCCAGAGCGCGGCGGGTGCCCGCGCGCCGGAGCCGGGACTCGAAGTGATGGTGAGCAGCGGACTCCCGGACGCGTCGGCCTGGCGACGCTGA